In one window of Henckelia pumila isolate YLH828 chromosome 1, ASM3356847v2, whole genome shotgun sequence DNA:
- the LOC140889338 gene encoding aspartyl protease family protein At5g10770-like, producing the protein MLSRCNKLGYYSSQVVPLMATLTTKFSSMFIIFICFFSGIHASEGTPAATEINFHIFHLSSLLPASVCTDHTKGSNNRVSTMKVFHRHGLCFRRRGGRDKATMAAMSTPSLSEVFSQDQYRVDSIQARLSPKPSTNKVDEAKVNLPAKPGGSFSTGNYVVMVSLGTPAKTLTLSFDTGSDLTWTQCQPCVQSCYKQVDPIFDPSGSSSYSNISCDSPQCSQLFSATGHVPGCLSGSTCVYAIQYVDKSISVGYLSKDKLTLSSADVIPDFLFGCGQDNQGLFGATAGIIGLGRNPLSIVSQTAQKYGKYFSYCIPSISGSTGHLTLGKNGASGNVKFTPIDLSKEASHYFIDIIAITVGGLELPISQSVFKTAGTIIDSGTVITRLPPEAYSSMRSTFQQLMATYPRAPAFSIFDTCYDLSNFSTLTIPKVAFTFGGNVKVDLSPQGILIATSSSTACLAFAANNAATDVGIFGNTQQTTLEVVYDVAGGNLGFGPGGCS; encoded by the exons ATGCTATCTCGTTGCAACAAATTGGGCTATTATTCATCACAAGTAGTCCCATTAATGGCTACTCTCACTACTAAATTTTCCTCTATGTTTATCATTTTCATATGTTTTTTTAGCGGAATCCATGCTTCAGAAGGGACACCAGCTGCTACTGAAATCAATTTTCACATATTTCACTTAAGCTCTCTCTTACCAGCTTCTGTATGCACTGATCACACCAAAG GTTCCAACAACAGAGTATCAACGATGAAAGTCTTTCACCGGCATGGTCTATGTTTTCGACGACGAGGAGGTCGAGACAAGGCTACCATGGCTGCCATGTCCACACCATCCCTCAGTGAAGTTTTTTCCCAAGACCAATACCGGGTAGATTCGATCCAAGCTCGACTCTCTCCGAAACCAAGCACGAACAAAGTCGACGAGGCAAAAGTTAACCTTCCTGCAAAACCTGGCGGAAGCTTCAGCACGGGGAACTATGTAGTGATGGTCAGCCTTGGGACTCCAGCAAAAACCTTAACCCTCAGCTTCGACACGGGCAGTGACCTGACATGGACTCAGTGTCAGCCCTGCGTACAATCATGCTACAAACAAGTAGATCCCATCTTCGACCCTTCTGGGTCGAGCTCATACTCGAATATATCTTGCGATTCGCCTCAGTGTTCTCAGCTTTTCTCCGCCACTGGACACGTCCCTGGCTGCCTTTCCGGCTCTACATGTGTGTACGCGATACAATACGTTGATAAGTCCATCTCGGTTGGATACTTGAGCAAAGATAAACTGACCCTATCGTCAGCTGATGTCATTCCAGATTTCCTCTTTGGCTGTGGCCAAGACAACCAAGGCTTATTTGGTGCTACAGCAGGAATAATAGGCTTAGGAAGAAACCCTTTATCGATAGTCTCCCAAACGGCACAAAAATATGGCAAATATTTCTCTTACTGTATCCCATCAATTTCAGGTTCCACAGGGCACTTGACACTAGGCAAAAATGGAGCCTCAGGGAATGTAAAATTCACCCCCATTGATCTCTCCAAGGAGGCATCACATTATTTCATCGACATAATCGCTATTACCGTTGGGGGTCTGGAGTTACCTATCAGCCAATCGGTTTTCAAAACTGCAGGAACAATCATAGACTCAGGGACAGTCATAACACGACTGCCACCAGAAGCTTACAGCTCGATGAGGTCCACGTTCCAGCAGCTTATGGCAACGTATCCTAGAGCACCAGCCTTTTCAATATTTGACACTTGCTATGATCTCAGCAATTTCAGCACGCTGACTATTCCAAAGGTAGCTTTCACCTTTGGTGGCAATGTGAAGGTTGATTTATCTCCCCAGGGGATACTTATCGCCACTAGCTCATCTACCGCGTGCCTTGCTTTCGCAGCAAACAACGCTGCCACTGATGTTGGGATATTTGGAAACACTCAGCAGACTACACTGGAGGTAGTGTATGATGTTGCTGGGGGGAACTTGGGATTTGGCCCAGGTGGATGCAGCTAA